The following coding sequences lie in one Chelonia mydas isolate rCheMyd1 chromosome 6, rCheMyd1.pri.v2, whole genome shotgun sequence genomic window:
- the LARGE2 gene encoding LARGE xylosyl- and glucuronyltransferase 2 isoform X1 encodes MLRSWRGKLKLLLATVTLVILLSWLCVFVGSSEYGRSLLLSPCLGDRPSQDLEREALASQVRKVEEENLQLRLQLSQSRTQAGAVEGSDGSQQWAASFEDGDAPGDDRSNRTGCPKQQMVQKCELLHVAIVCAGHNASRDVVTLVKSILFHRKNPLHFHLITDSVAQQILQTLFQSWIVPSVYVSFYNADDLKAEVSWIPNKHYSGIYGLMKLTLTKALPSNLSKVIVLDTDITFATDIAELWAIFGKFSDKQVIGLVENQSDWYLGNLWKNHKPWPALGRGFNTGVILLLLERLRRIGWEQMWRLMAEQELMSMLSTSLADQDIFNAVIKQSPVLVYKLPCFWNVQLSDHTLSEQCYSEVSDLKVIHWNSPKKLRVKNKHVEFFRNLYLTFLEYDGNLLRRELFGCASLPSPPRNQLQQALEDLDEDDPCYDFRRQHLMLHRIHLFFLQYEVLASPDPADVTLVAQLSMDRLQMLEAICKHWAGPISLALYMSDAEAQQFLRYAQGSEVLSNRRNVAYHIVYKEGQFYPVNLLRNVALTNAQTPYVFLTDIDFLPMYGLYDYLRNSIRQLELPQRKAALIVPAFETLHYRLTFPKSKAELLSMLDMGSLYTFRYHVWPKGHAPTDYAKWRTATVPYRVEWQPDFEPYVVVRRDCPQYDQRFVGFGWNKVSHIMELDAQEYELLVLPNAFMIHMPHAPSFDISKFRLSAGYRGCLQTLREEFHQDLSRRTQNYSPCPSLQDEMGKMGYTG; translated from the exons ATGCTGCGCTCCTGGCGTGGAAAGCTGAAGCTGCTGCTCGCCACTGTAACACTGGTGATCCTTCTCTCGTGGCTCTGTGTCTTTGTGGGCAGTTCAGAAT ATGGCCGTTCCCTCCTATTATCTCCTTGCCTTGGGGACCGGCCGAGCCAGGACCTGGAGCGAGAGGCCTTGGCATCTCAGGTGCGCAAGGTGGAAGAGGAAAACCTGCAACTGCGCCTGCAGCTCAGCCAGTCTCGGACGCAAGCTGGGGCTGTGGAGGGGAGTGATGGCAGCCAGCAGTGGGCAGCCTCCTTTGAGGATGGGGACGCCCCAGGGGATGACAGGAGCAACCGCACAGGCTGCCCCaagcagcagatggtgcagaagtgTGAG CTCCTGCACGTAGCGATTGTGTGTGCTGGTCACAATGCGAGCCGAGACGTGGTCACTCTGGTGAAATCCATCCTCTTCCACAG GAAGAACCCTCTCCATTTCCACCTCATCACGGACTCGGTGGCTCAACAGATCCTGCAGACTCTCTTCCAGTCCTGGATAGTGCCCTCTGTCTACGTTAGCTTCTACAACGCAGACGATTTGAAG GCAGAGGTGTCGTGGATTCCCAACAAGCATTACTCCGGGATTTACGGGCTGATGAAGCTGACGCTCACTAAGGCGCTGCCCTCCAACCTCTCCAAGGTCATTGTCCTGGACACAGACATCACCTTTGCCACCGACATCGCTGAGCTGTGGGCTATCTTCGGGAAGTTCTCCG ACAAGCAGGTGATTGGGCTGGTGGAGAACCAGAGTGACTGGTACCTGGGAAACCTCTGGAAGAACCATAAGCCATGGCCAGCGCTTGGACGTGGCTTCAACACAG GggtgatcctgctgctgctggagcgccTGCGCCGGATTGGCTGGGAGCAGATGTGGCGGCTGATGGCGGAGCAGGAGCTCATGAGCATGCTGTCTACCTCGCTGGCAGATCAG GACATCTTTAATGCAGTGATTAAGCAGAGCCCAGTGCTGGTGTACAAGCTCCCCTGCTTCTGGAACGTGCAGCTGTCCGACCATACCCTCTCAGAGCAGTGTTACTCAGAGGTCTCTGATCTTAAG GTGATCCACTGGAACTCGCCCAAGAAGCTGCGGGTGAAGAACAAGCATGTGGAGTTCTTCCGGAACCTCTACCTGACCTTCCTAGAGTACGATGGGAACCTGCTGCGCAGGGAGCTCTTTGGTTGTGCCAGCCTGCCAAGCCCACCCAGAAACCAA CTGCAGCAAGCCCTGGAGGACCTCGATGAGGATGACCCCTGCTATGATTTCCGCCGGCAGCACCTTATGCTGCACCGCATCCACCTGTTCTTCCTGCAGTATGAGGTCCTGGCCTCACCTGACCCTGCTGATGTCACCCTGGTGGCCCAGCTCTCCATGGACAG GTTACAGATGCTGGAGGCAATCTGCAAACACTGGGCAGGCCCCATCAGCCTGGCGCTGTACATGTCGGACGCAGAGGCCCAGCAGTTCCTGCGCTATGCCCAGGGCTCGGAGGTGTTGAGCAACCGCAGGAACGTCGCCTACCACATTGTGTACAAGGAGGGGCAGTTCTACCCTGTCAACCTACTGCGCAACGTTGCGCTGACCAATGCACAGACACCCTATGTCTTTCTGACGGACATCGACTTCCTGCCCATGTATGGGCTCTACGATTACCTCAG GAACTCCATCCGGCAGCTGGAGCTGCCCCAGCGGAAGGCAGCGCTCATCGTGCCAGCGTTTGAGACTCTGCACTACCGTCTTACCTTCCCCAAGTCCAAAGCAGAGCTGCTCTCCATGCTGGACATGGGCTCCCTCTACACCTTCAG gTACCATGTGTGGCCAAAGGGCCATGCCCCAACTGACTATGCCAAGTGGCGGACAGCCACGGTGCCGTACCGTGTGGAGTGGCAGCCGGACTTTGAGCCTTACGTTGTAGTGAGGCGTGACTGCCCCCAGTATGACCAGAGATTCGTGGGCTTTGGTTGGAACAAGGTGTCCCATATCATGGAGCTTGATGCCCAG GAGTACGAGCTGCTGGTCCTGCCCAATGCCTTCATGATCCACATGCCTCACGCCCCCAGCTTTGACATCTCCAAGTTCCGCTTGAGCGCTGGCTACCGGGGCTGCCTGCAGACACTGCGGGAGGAGTTCCACCAGGACCTGTCGCGTAG GACACAAAACTacagtccttgtcccagtctacaAGATGAAATGGGAAAGATGGGATACACTGGATAG
- the LARGE2 gene encoding LARGE xylosyl- and glucuronyltransferase 2 isoform X2: MLRSWRGKLKLLLATVTLVILLSWLCVFVGSSEYGRSLLLSPCLGDRPSQDLEREALASQVRKVEEENLQLRLQLSQSRTQAGAVEGSDGSQQWAASFEDGDAPGDDRSNRTGCPKQQMVQKCELLHVAIVCAGHNASRDVVTLVKSILFHRKNPLHFHLITDSVAQQILQTLFQSWIVPSVYVSFYNADDLKAEVSWIPNKHYSGIYGLMKLTLTKALPSNLSKVIVLDTDITFATDIAELWAIFGKFSDKQVIGLVENQSDWYLGNLWKNHKPWPALGRGFNTGVILLLLERLRRIGWEQMWRLMAEQELMSMLSTSLADQDIFNAVIKQSPVLVYKLPCFWNVQLSDHTLSEQCYSEVSDLKVIHWNSPKKLRVKNKHVEFFRNLYLTFLEYDGNLLRRELFGCASLPSPPRNQLQQALEDLDEDDPCYDFRRQHLMLHRIHLFFLQYEVLASPDPADVTLVAQLSMDRLQMLEAICKHWAGPISLALYMSDAEAQQFLRYAQGSEVLSNRRNVAYHIVYKEGQFYPVNLLRNVALTNAQTPYVFLTDIDFLPMYGLYDYLRNSIRQLELPQRKAALIVPAFETLHYRLTFPKSKAELLSMLDMGSLYTFRYHVWPKGHAPTDYAKWRTATVPYRVEWQPDFEPYVVVRRDCPQYDQRFVGFGWNKVSHIMELDAQEYELLVLPNAFMIHMPHAPSFDISKFRLSAGYRGCLQTLREEFHQDLSRRYGAAALKYLTAERSL, translated from the exons ATGCTGCGCTCCTGGCGTGGAAAGCTGAAGCTGCTGCTCGCCACTGTAACACTGGTGATCCTTCTCTCGTGGCTCTGTGTCTTTGTGGGCAGTTCAGAAT ATGGCCGTTCCCTCCTATTATCTCCTTGCCTTGGGGACCGGCCGAGCCAGGACCTGGAGCGAGAGGCCTTGGCATCTCAGGTGCGCAAGGTGGAAGAGGAAAACCTGCAACTGCGCCTGCAGCTCAGCCAGTCTCGGACGCAAGCTGGGGCTGTGGAGGGGAGTGATGGCAGCCAGCAGTGGGCAGCCTCCTTTGAGGATGGGGACGCCCCAGGGGATGACAGGAGCAACCGCACAGGCTGCCCCaagcagcagatggtgcagaagtgTGAG CTCCTGCACGTAGCGATTGTGTGTGCTGGTCACAATGCGAGCCGAGACGTGGTCACTCTGGTGAAATCCATCCTCTTCCACAG GAAGAACCCTCTCCATTTCCACCTCATCACGGACTCGGTGGCTCAACAGATCCTGCAGACTCTCTTCCAGTCCTGGATAGTGCCCTCTGTCTACGTTAGCTTCTACAACGCAGACGATTTGAAG GCAGAGGTGTCGTGGATTCCCAACAAGCATTACTCCGGGATTTACGGGCTGATGAAGCTGACGCTCACTAAGGCGCTGCCCTCCAACCTCTCCAAGGTCATTGTCCTGGACACAGACATCACCTTTGCCACCGACATCGCTGAGCTGTGGGCTATCTTCGGGAAGTTCTCCG ACAAGCAGGTGATTGGGCTGGTGGAGAACCAGAGTGACTGGTACCTGGGAAACCTCTGGAAGAACCATAAGCCATGGCCAGCGCTTGGACGTGGCTTCAACACAG GggtgatcctgctgctgctggagcgccTGCGCCGGATTGGCTGGGAGCAGATGTGGCGGCTGATGGCGGAGCAGGAGCTCATGAGCATGCTGTCTACCTCGCTGGCAGATCAG GACATCTTTAATGCAGTGATTAAGCAGAGCCCAGTGCTGGTGTACAAGCTCCCCTGCTTCTGGAACGTGCAGCTGTCCGACCATACCCTCTCAGAGCAGTGTTACTCAGAGGTCTCTGATCTTAAG GTGATCCACTGGAACTCGCCCAAGAAGCTGCGGGTGAAGAACAAGCATGTGGAGTTCTTCCGGAACCTCTACCTGACCTTCCTAGAGTACGATGGGAACCTGCTGCGCAGGGAGCTCTTTGGTTGTGCCAGCCTGCCAAGCCCACCCAGAAACCAA CTGCAGCAAGCCCTGGAGGACCTCGATGAGGATGACCCCTGCTATGATTTCCGCCGGCAGCACCTTATGCTGCACCGCATCCACCTGTTCTTCCTGCAGTATGAGGTCCTGGCCTCACCTGACCCTGCTGATGTCACCCTGGTGGCCCAGCTCTCCATGGACAG GTTACAGATGCTGGAGGCAATCTGCAAACACTGGGCAGGCCCCATCAGCCTGGCGCTGTACATGTCGGACGCAGAGGCCCAGCAGTTCCTGCGCTATGCCCAGGGCTCGGAGGTGTTGAGCAACCGCAGGAACGTCGCCTACCACATTGTGTACAAGGAGGGGCAGTTCTACCCTGTCAACCTACTGCGCAACGTTGCGCTGACCAATGCACAGACACCCTATGTCTTTCTGACGGACATCGACTTCCTGCCCATGTATGGGCTCTACGATTACCTCAG GAACTCCATCCGGCAGCTGGAGCTGCCCCAGCGGAAGGCAGCGCTCATCGTGCCAGCGTTTGAGACTCTGCACTACCGTCTTACCTTCCCCAAGTCCAAAGCAGAGCTGCTCTCCATGCTGGACATGGGCTCCCTCTACACCTTCAG gTACCATGTGTGGCCAAAGGGCCATGCCCCAACTGACTATGCCAAGTGGCGGACAGCCACGGTGCCGTACCGTGTGGAGTGGCAGCCGGACTTTGAGCCTTACGTTGTAGTGAGGCGTGACTGCCCCCAGTATGACCAGAGATTCGTGGGCTTTGGTTGGAACAAGGTGTCCCATATCATGGAGCTTGATGCCCAG GAGTACGAGCTGCTGGTCCTGCCCAATGCCTTCATGATCCACATGCCTCACGCCCCCAGCTTTGACATCTCCAAGTTCCGCTTGAGCGCTGGCTACCGGGGCTGCCTGCAGACACTGCGGGAGGAGTTCCACCAGGACCTGTCGCGTAGGTATGGCGCTGCCGCACTCAAATACCTCACTGCCGAGAGGAGCCTGTGA
- the LARGE2 gene encoding LARGE xylosyl- and glucuronyltransferase 2 isoform X4 — MLRSWRGKLKLLLATVTLVILLSWLCVFVGSSEYGRSLLLSPCLGDRPSQDLEREALASQVRKVEEENLQLRLQLSQSRTQAGAVEGSDGSQQWAASFEDGDAPGDDRSNRTGCPKQQMVQKCELLHVAIVCAGHNASRDVVTLVKSILFHRKNPLHFHLITDSVAQQILQTLFQSWIVPSVYVSFYNADDLKAEVSWIPNKHYSGIYGLMKLTLTKALPSNLSKVIVLDTDITFATDIAELWAIFGKFSDKQVIGLVENQSDWYLGNLWKNHKPWPALGRGFNTGVILLLLERLRRIGWEQMWRLMAEQELMSMLSTSLADQDIFNAVIKQSPVLVYKLPCFWNVQLSDHTLSEQCYSEVSDLKVIHWNSPKKLRVKNKHVEFFRNLYLTFLEYDGNLLRRELFGCASLPSPPRNQLQQALEDLDEDDPCYDFRRQHLMLHRIHLFFLQYEVLASPDPADVTLVAQLSMDRLQMLEAICKHWAGPISLALYMSDAEAQQFLRYAQGSEVLSNRRNVAYHIVYKEGQFYPVNLLRNVALTNAQTPYVFLTDIDFLPMYGLYDYLRNSIRQLELPQRKAALIVPAFETLHYRLTFPKSKAELLSMLDMGSLYTFRYHVWPKGHAPTDYAKWRTATVPYRVEWQPDFEPYVVVRRDCPQYDQRFVGFGWNKVSHIMELDAQEYELLVLPNAFMIHMPHAPSFDISKFRLSAGYRGCLQTLREEFHQDLSRRTGGILRFQDGSCF; from the exons ATGCTGCGCTCCTGGCGTGGAAAGCTGAAGCTGCTGCTCGCCACTGTAACACTGGTGATCCTTCTCTCGTGGCTCTGTGTCTTTGTGGGCAGTTCAGAAT ATGGCCGTTCCCTCCTATTATCTCCTTGCCTTGGGGACCGGCCGAGCCAGGACCTGGAGCGAGAGGCCTTGGCATCTCAGGTGCGCAAGGTGGAAGAGGAAAACCTGCAACTGCGCCTGCAGCTCAGCCAGTCTCGGACGCAAGCTGGGGCTGTGGAGGGGAGTGATGGCAGCCAGCAGTGGGCAGCCTCCTTTGAGGATGGGGACGCCCCAGGGGATGACAGGAGCAACCGCACAGGCTGCCCCaagcagcagatggtgcagaagtgTGAG CTCCTGCACGTAGCGATTGTGTGTGCTGGTCACAATGCGAGCCGAGACGTGGTCACTCTGGTGAAATCCATCCTCTTCCACAG GAAGAACCCTCTCCATTTCCACCTCATCACGGACTCGGTGGCTCAACAGATCCTGCAGACTCTCTTCCAGTCCTGGATAGTGCCCTCTGTCTACGTTAGCTTCTACAACGCAGACGATTTGAAG GCAGAGGTGTCGTGGATTCCCAACAAGCATTACTCCGGGATTTACGGGCTGATGAAGCTGACGCTCACTAAGGCGCTGCCCTCCAACCTCTCCAAGGTCATTGTCCTGGACACAGACATCACCTTTGCCACCGACATCGCTGAGCTGTGGGCTATCTTCGGGAAGTTCTCCG ACAAGCAGGTGATTGGGCTGGTGGAGAACCAGAGTGACTGGTACCTGGGAAACCTCTGGAAGAACCATAAGCCATGGCCAGCGCTTGGACGTGGCTTCAACACAG GggtgatcctgctgctgctggagcgccTGCGCCGGATTGGCTGGGAGCAGATGTGGCGGCTGATGGCGGAGCAGGAGCTCATGAGCATGCTGTCTACCTCGCTGGCAGATCAG GACATCTTTAATGCAGTGATTAAGCAGAGCCCAGTGCTGGTGTACAAGCTCCCCTGCTTCTGGAACGTGCAGCTGTCCGACCATACCCTCTCAGAGCAGTGTTACTCAGAGGTCTCTGATCTTAAG GTGATCCACTGGAACTCGCCCAAGAAGCTGCGGGTGAAGAACAAGCATGTGGAGTTCTTCCGGAACCTCTACCTGACCTTCCTAGAGTACGATGGGAACCTGCTGCGCAGGGAGCTCTTTGGTTGTGCCAGCCTGCCAAGCCCACCCAGAAACCAA CTGCAGCAAGCCCTGGAGGACCTCGATGAGGATGACCCCTGCTATGATTTCCGCCGGCAGCACCTTATGCTGCACCGCATCCACCTGTTCTTCCTGCAGTATGAGGTCCTGGCCTCACCTGACCCTGCTGATGTCACCCTGGTGGCCCAGCTCTCCATGGACAG GTTACAGATGCTGGAGGCAATCTGCAAACACTGGGCAGGCCCCATCAGCCTGGCGCTGTACATGTCGGACGCAGAGGCCCAGCAGTTCCTGCGCTATGCCCAGGGCTCGGAGGTGTTGAGCAACCGCAGGAACGTCGCCTACCACATTGTGTACAAGGAGGGGCAGTTCTACCCTGTCAACCTACTGCGCAACGTTGCGCTGACCAATGCACAGACACCCTATGTCTTTCTGACGGACATCGACTTCCTGCCCATGTATGGGCTCTACGATTACCTCAG GAACTCCATCCGGCAGCTGGAGCTGCCCCAGCGGAAGGCAGCGCTCATCGTGCCAGCGTTTGAGACTCTGCACTACCGTCTTACCTTCCCCAAGTCCAAAGCAGAGCTGCTCTCCATGCTGGACATGGGCTCCCTCTACACCTTCAG gTACCATGTGTGGCCAAAGGGCCATGCCCCAACTGACTATGCCAAGTGGCGGACAGCCACGGTGCCGTACCGTGTGGAGTGGCAGCCGGACTTTGAGCCTTACGTTGTAGTGAGGCGTGACTGCCCCCAGTATGACCAGAGATTCGTGGGCTTTGGTTGGAACAAGGTGTCCCATATCATGGAGCTTGATGCCCAG GAGTACGAGCTGCTGGTCCTGCCCAATGCCTTCATGATCCACATGCCTCACGCCCCCAGCTTTGACATCTCCAAGTTCCGCTTGAGCGCTGGCTACCGGGGCTGCCTGCAGACACTGCGGGAGGAGTTCCACCAGGACCTGTCGCGTAG
- the LARGE2 gene encoding LARGE xylosyl- and glucuronyltransferase 2 isoform X3 yields the protein MLRSWRGKLKLLLATVTLVILLSWLCVFVGSSEYGRSLLLSPCLGDRPSQDLEREALASQVRKVEEENLQLRLQLSQSRTQAGAVEGSDGSQQWAASFEDGDAPGDDRSNRTGCPKQQMVQKCELLHVAIVCAGHNASRDVVTLVKSILFHRKNPLHFHLITDSVAQQILQTLFQSWIVPSVYVSFYNADDLKAEVSWIPNKHYSGIYGLMKLTLTKALPSNLSKVIVLDTDITFATDIAELWAIFGKFSDKQVIGLVENQSDWYLGNLWKNHKPWPALGRGFNTGVILLLLERLRRIGWEQMWRLMAEQELMSMLSTSLADQDIFNAVIKQSPVLVYKLPCFWNVQLSDHTLSEQCYSEVSDLKVIHWNSPKKLRVKNKHVEFFRNLYLTFLEYDGNLLRRELFGCASLPSPPRNQQALEDLDEDDPCYDFRRQHLMLHRIHLFFLQYEVLASPDPADVTLVAQLSMDRLQMLEAICKHWAGPISLALYMSDAEAQQFLRYAQGSEVLSNRRNVAYHIVYKEGQFYPVNLLRNVALTNAQTPYVFLTDIDFLPMYGLYDYLRNSIRQLELPQRKAALIVPAFETLHYRLTFPKSKAELLSMLDMGSLYTFRYHVWPKGHAPTDYAKWRTATVPYRVEWQPDFEPYVVVRRDCPQYDQRFVGFGWNKVSHIMELDAQEYELLVLPNAFMIHMPHAPSFDISKFRLSAGYRGCLQTLREEFHQDLSRRYGAAALKYLTAERSL from the exons ATGCTGCGCTCCTGGCGTGGAAAGCTGAAGCTGCTGCTCGCCACTGTAACACTGGTGATCCTTCTCTCGTGGCTCTGTGTCTTTGTGGGCAGTTCAGAAT ATGGCCGTTCCCTCCTATTATCTCCTTGCCTTGGGGACCGGCCGAGCCAGGACCTGGAGCGAGAGGCCTTGGCATCTCAGGTGCGCAAGGTGGAAGAGGAAAACCTGCAACTGCGCCTGCAGCTCAGCCAGTCTCGGACGCAAGCTGGGGCTGTGGAGGGGAGTGATGGCAGCCAGCAGTGGGCAGCCTCCTTTGAGGATGGGGACGCCCCAGGGGATGACAGGAGCAACCGCACAGGCTGCCCCaagcagcagatggtgcagaagtgTGAG CTCCTGCACGTAGCGATTGTGTGTGCTGGTCACAATGCGAGCCGAGACGTGGTCACTCTGGTGAAATCCATCCTCTTCCACAG GAAGAACCCTCTCCATTTCCACCTCATCACGGACTCGGTGGCTCAACAGATCCTGCAGACTCTCTTCCAGTCCTGGATAGTGCCCTCTGTCTACGTTAGCTTCTACAACGCAGACGATTTGAAG GCAGAGGTGTCGTGGATTCCCAACAAGCATTACTCCGGGATTTACGGGCTGATGAAGCTGACGCTCACTAAGGCGCTGCCCTCCAACCTCTCCAAGGTCATTGTCCTGGACACAGACATCACCTTTGCCACCGACATCGCTGAGCTGTGGGCTATCTTCGGGAAGTTCTCCG ACAAGCAGGTGATTGGGCTGGTGGAGAACCAGAGTGACTGGTACCTGGGAAACCTCTGGAAGAACCATAAGCCATGGCCAGCGCTTGGACGTGGCTTCAACACAG GggtgatcctgctgctgctggagcgccTGCGCCGGATTGGCTGGGAGCAGATGTGGCGGCTGATGGCGGAGCAGGAGCTCATGAGCATGCTGTCTACCTCGCTGGCAGATCAG GACATCTTTAATGCAGTGATTAAGCAGAGCCCAGTGCTGGTGTACAAGCTCCCCTGCTTCTGGAACGTGCAGCTGTCCGACCATACCCTCTCAGAGCAGTGTTACTCAGAGGTCTCTGATCTTAAG GTGATCCACTGGAACTCGCCCAAGAAGCTGCGGGTGAAGAACAAGCATGTGGAGTTCTTCCGGAACCTCTACCTGACCTTCCTAGAGTACGATGGGAACCTGCTGCGCAGGGAGCTCTTTGGTTGTGCCAGCCTGCCAAGCCCACCCAGAAACCAA CAAGCCCTGGAGGACCTCGATGAGGATGACCCCTGCTATGATTTCCGCCGGCAGCACCTTATGCTGCACCGCATCCACCTGTTCTTCCTGCAGTATGAGGTCCTGGCCTCACCTGACCCTGCTGATGTCACCCTGGTGGCCCAGCTCTCCATGGACAG GTTACAGATGCTGGAGGCAATCTGCAAACACTGGGCAGGCCCCATCAGCCTGGCGCTGTACATGTCGGACGCAGAGGCCCAGCAGTTCCTGCGCTATGCCCAGGGCTCGGAGGTGTTGAGCAACCGCAGGAACGTCGCCTACCACATTGTGTACAAGGAGGGGCAGTTCTACCCTGTCAACCTACTGCGCAACGTTGCGCTGACCAATGCACAGACACCCTATGTCTTTCTGACGGACATCGACTTCCTGCCCATGTATGGGCTCTACGATTACCTCAG GAACTCCATCCGGCAGCTGGAGCTGCCCCAGCGGAAGGCAGCGCTCATCGTGCCAGCGTTTGAGACTCTGCACTACCGTCTTACCTTCCCCAAGTCCAAAGCAGAGCTGCTCTCCATGCTGGACATGGGCTCCCTCTACACCTTCAG gTACCATGTGTGGCCAAAGGGCCATGCCCCAACTGACTATGCCAAGTGGCGGACAGCCACGGTGCCGTACCGTGTGGAGTGGCAGCCGGACTTTGAGCCTTACGTTGTAGTGAGGCGTGACTGCCCCCAGTATGACCAGAGATTCGTGGGCTTTGGTTGGAACAAGGTGTCCCATATCATGGAGCTTGATGCCCAG GAGTACGAGCTGCTGGTCCTGCCCAATGCCTTCATGATCCACATGCCTCACGCCCCCAGCTTTGACATCTCCAAGTTCCGCTTGAGCGCTGGCTACCGGGGCTGCCTGCAGACACTGCGGGAGGAGTTCCACCAGGACCTGTCGCGTAGGTATGGCGCTGCCGCACTCAAATACCTCACTGCCGAGAGGAGCCTGTGA